A region of bacterium DNA encodes the following proteins:
- a CDS encoding copper resistance CopC family protein codes for MVRRSGWIAVIIMLGCMCGGPQASAHAFLNASVPSADSTASALLKEVRLSYSEPVEIRFSIFKVYKLNAAPGADVRALHAAADDIVSADLLKRGDEAARSDAGVANTTRTSTDIVLRLKDLEPGAYVLMWRVLSVDTHTTQGSFIFVYAPGDS; via the coding sequence ATGGTTCGGCGAAGTGGGTGGATCGCTGTCATCATCATGTTAGGGTGCATGTGCGGAGGCCCGCAGGCCTCCGCACATGCTTTCCTCAACGCATCAGTTCCAAGCGCGGACAGCACCGCCAGCGCGTTGCTGAAAGAGGTCAGGTTATCGTACTCTGAACCGGTCGAGATCCGCTTCAGCATCTTCAAGGTCTACAAATTGAATGCCGCGCCCGGCGCCGACGTGCGGGCACTGCATGCGGCGGCGGACGATATTGTGTCTGCTGACTTGCTGAAGCGCGGTGATGAGGCGGCTCGAAGCGATGCGGGTGTCGCGAACACCACGAGGACCAGCACCGACATCGTCCTGCGGCTCAAGGATCTGGAGCCGGGCGCCTACGTGCTCATGTGGCGCGTCCTTTCGGTCGACACACACACGACGCAAGGTTCGTTCATTTTCGTCTACGCGCCCGGCGATTCATGA
- a CDS encoding CopD family protein encodes MGIILLLGAGVFVRWIAGDVVNRGSWRQLRAGAWAGGVLLVGGCALDVIDTLSRAVGSFDPSLLLPYLSETRHGNAVIARVAIVALLLWLGAGHRRPAGADNAAFVTLGVGLLMTFSLVSHAGAQPGFLPVSADLAHLTGVAAWAGALVYAAWFFPWHGSGTAGPSFERALGRLSTVGLWSVMLIAATGVYASLKNIWGPQALIGTPYGRALLIKLAVVSMVVMVAAVNRWVLMPSLALRSEAGRLGGTVKIESLLLLAILGLTAVLVSQAPPGPPPTLSRPLTFGDTAGPWVLRGTLERRDPGRFAIELTIRDATSAPAPNGVTVDLTLTMLEHEMAPVRTTLAEIRPGTYRGTFFLPMTGRWQMAIHAGPSTARVTIPTEDAVFIRHSNPWTVMLPGVAVIAFGCGFVVVGLRRMGAGMRGSWPAMAAGITFLIIGTVLAARTVN; translated from the coding sequence GTGGGCATCATCCTGTTGCTCGGGGCGGGGGTGTTCGTCCGCTGGATCGCGGGGGACGTAGTGAACAGGGGGTCGTGGCGACAGCTCCGAGCAGGAGCCTGGGCCGGCGGCGTCTTGTTGGTTGGCGGATGCGCGCTCGACGTAATCGACACGCTCTCCCGTGCGGTCGGCAGTTTTGACCCGTCTCTCCTTCTGCCCTATCTGTCGGAAACCCGGCACGGCAATGCGGTCATCGCCCGGGTGGCGATCGTCGCCCTTCTTCTCTGGCTCGGGGCGGGGCATCGACGGCCAGCCGGCGCGGACAACGCCGCGTTTGTTACACTCGGCGTGGGGCTGCTAATGACGTTCAGCCTCGTCAGTCACGCAGGTGCTCAACCCGGATTCCTCCCGGTTTCGGCCGATCTCGCCCATCTCACAGGCGTTGCTGCGTGGGCCGGAGCACTCGTGTACGCGGCATGGTTCTTCCCATGGCATGGATCCGGTACCGCAGGCCCATCTTTTGAGCGGGCTCTGGGTCGGCTCTCGACAGTTGGACTCTGGAGCGTCATGCTGATCGCTGCAACGGGCGTTTACGCGTCCCTCAAAAATATTTGGGGCCCTCAGGCACTGATCGGTACGCCCTATGGCCGTGCCCTGCTCATTAAACTCGCCGTAGTTTCCATGGTGGTCATGGTCGCCGCGGTCAACCGGTGGGTGCTGATGCCATCGCTCGCACTCAGATCAGAAGCAGGCCGCCTGGGTGGGACGGTTAAGATCGAGTCACTGCTGCTCCTCGCTATTCTTGGTCTGACGGCCGTGCTGGTCTCCCAAGCACCCCCGGGGCCGCCCCCGACACTCTCGCGACCCCTGACCTTCGGCGACACAGCAGGGCCGTGGGTTCTTCGCGGTACCCTAGAGCGTCGAGACCCTGGCCGCTTCGCGATCGAACTGACCATTCGCGACGCCACCAGTGCGCCGGCACCCAATGGGGTGACGGTGGACCTTACCTTGACGATGCTGGAACATGAAATGGCTCCAGTACGAACGACCCTCGCAGAAATCCGCCCGGGCACGTATCGTGGGACATTCTTTCTTCCAATGACCGGTCGATGGCAGATGGCCATCCACGCTGGACCCAGCACCGCTCGGGTCACAATCCCGACCGAAGACGCGGTCTTCATCCGACATTCCAACCCGTGGACAGTTATGCTCCCGGGCGTCGCGGTCATCGCCTTCGGGTGTGGGTTCGTCGTCGTTGGCTTACGCCGGATGGGTGCGGGCATGCGAGGATCGTGGCCGGCGATGGCCGCCGGGATCACGTTCTTAATCATCGGTACCGTGTTGGCCGCACGCACAGTGAATTAA
- a CDS encoding M48 family metalloprotease: MLMRCSVRRLIAAATAAILVPLAPSSSVAHAQLLGISEDEEIQIGRQVEAEVAKTYGFVNDSAETRRVATMGLKLARVSERPNLPWTYHIVRDSSVNAFAAPGGFIFVTKGLLSFAKSDDELAFVLGHETTHIAHRHAVDLAQREMELQLGAALITRLLFGGSLSVYQLSQIATGLIGAKYSRDKEYEADHYGVIYARKAGFDPRASISFFERLQTLEQKQGAVGVAFASHPPTPDRIKAIRDELRQIGYQVALTDNFVPISLTERWAELKTNPHNVKF, translated from the coding sequence ATGCTCATGCGGTGCAGTGTTCGCCGGTTGATTGCGGCAGCCACTGCGGCGATCCTGGTCCCTCTCGCACCCAGCTCTTCGGTCGCACATGCGCAGCTTCTTGGGATTAGCGAAGACGAGGAGATCCAGATAGGACGGCAGGTCGAAGCCGAAGTGGCCAAGACATACGGGTTCGTGAACGATTCCGCCGAAACGCGCCGTGTGGCGACTATGGGGCTCAAGCTCGCCCGCGTTTCAGAGCGGCCAAACCTCCCGTGGACCTACCACATCGTGCGCGATTCCTCCGTGAACGCCTTCGCTGCTCCCGGGGGGTTTATTTTCGTGACCAAAGGGCTATTGTCGTTTGCTAAATCGGACGATGAGTTAGCGTTCGTGTTGGGTCACGAAACTACCCACATCGCGCATCGCCATGCTGTGGATCTTGCCCAGCGTGAAATGGAGTTGCAGCTAGGAGCCGCCCTGATTACCCGCCTATTGTTTGGGGGGAGTTTGAGTGTATATCAGCTCTCTCAGATTGCGACTGGCCTGATCGGAGCGAAGTACTCTCGTGACAAGGAATACGAAGCGGATCATTACGGCGTGATCTATGCTCGGAAAGCGGGCTTCGACCCTAGGGCCTCCATCTCGTTTTTCGAGCGACTTCAAACACTTGAGCAGAAGCAGGGGGCGGTTGGGGTTGCTTTCGCCAGCCACCCTCCAACGCCCGATCGGATCAAGGCCATCAGAGATGAGCTTCGTCAGATAGGGTACCAGGTCGCTCTCACGGACAATTTCGTTCCTATATCTCTGACAGAACGCTGGGCCGAGCTAAAGACTAATCCCCACAACGTCAAATTCTGA
- a CDS encoding zinc ABC transporter substrate-binding protein, which produces MPSRPFRRLLVSIAIGSVTLAAGYPVAAAPSSPVIVVAAENFYGDIVGQIGGDHVAVTSIVSDPNIDPHEYETNARDAAAVANARLIIQNGLGYDAFMDRLEAASPNSQRKLIVVSELTGHKKGDNVHLWYDPATIPKVAQVVLEALVQIDSANAPSYRNWYRAFQASLPPLTQAIADLRAQHAGTAVGATEPVFGYMAQAIGLNVITPVKFQKAIEEGEDPPAAALAQMEDQVRKHQVRLLLYNIQTVSPITKRVQELAKRQGVPVVGVSETEPPGKTFQQWMLTQLEQVRAALAQGK; this is translated from the coding sequence ATGCCCTCGAGGCCCTTTCGCCGCTTGCTCGTCAGCATTGCGATAGGCTCTGTGACACTCGCGGCGGGGTACCCGGTCGCTGCCGCGCCATCCTCTCCCGTCATCGTGGTCGCCGCCGAGAATTTCTACGGCGATATCGTGGGGCAAATTGGCGGCGATCATGTCGCCGTCACGAGTATCGTGAGCGATCCCAACATCGATCCCCACGAATACGAGACTAACGCCAGGGATGCCGCTGCGGTGGCGAACGCCCGCCTCATTATTCAAAACGGTCTCGGGTACGACGCCTTTATGGACCGCCTGGAGGCGGCGTCGCCGAACTCCCAGCGAAAGCTGATCGTGGTATCAGAACTAACCGGGCACAAGAAGGGCGACAACGTGCACCTATGGTACGATCCGGCGACGATCCCCAAGGTCGCGCAGGTGGTCCTCGAGGCGCTGGTCCAGATCGATTCCGCAAACGCCCCGTCGTACCGGAACTGGTACCGAGCCTTCCAGGCGTCGCTCCCACCCCTGACCCAGGCGATCGCCGACCTTAGGGCCCAACACGCCGGCACCGCTGTTGGCGCGACGGAGCCTGTGTTCGGGTACATGGCGCAGGCGATTGGGCTGAACGTCATCACGCCCGTGAAGTTCCAGAAGGCGATCGAGGAGGGGGAGGATCCGCCCGCCGCGGCGCTGGCGCAAATGGAAGATCAGGTCAGGAAGCACCAGGTCAGGCTGCTCCTCTACAACATCCAAACGGTGTCACCCATCACCAAGCGAGTCCAGGAGCTGGCGAAGCGGCAGGGAGTTCCCGTCGTTGGCGTCTCGGAGACCGAACCGCCGGGAAAAACCTTCCAGCAGTGGATGCTGACCCAATTGGAACAGGTGCGTGCGGCCCTCGCCCAGGGGAAGTGA
- a CDS encoding recombinase family protein, which translates to MSSVMRAAIYARVSTSDKDQNPETQLWALRTFIQAQGWRAAGEYVDEASATNLRGRAQWRALLDAASRRQIDLVVCWKLDRCFRSVLDANTTLQNLKRWGVGLRSYTESMIDTASGSPWSEMLFNLMATFAQFERGLISERTRAGMARAQGKHVGRPRKGGVPGAPRGPLQITGSPIRNGELGKGSLSAGGG; encoded by the coding sequence GTGAGCAGCGTGATGCGCGCCGCGATTTATGCGCGGGTCTCCACGTCAGACAAGGACCAGAATCCCGAGACGCAGCTGTGGGCGCTGCGGACGTTCATCCAGGCGCAGGGCTGGCGGGCCGCCGGGGAGTACGTGGACGAGGCGTCCGCGACGAACCTGCGGGGCCGGGCCCAGTGGCGGGCGCTGCTGGACGCCGCCTCGAGGCGGCAGATCGACCTAGTCGTCTGCTGGAAGCTCGACCGCTGTTTCCGCAGCGTACTCGACGCGAACACGACCCTCCAGAACCTCAAGCGATGGGGCGTGGGGCTACGGTCCTACACCGAGTCGATGATCGACACGGCCTCCGGGTCGCCCTGGTCGGAGATGCTGTTCAACCTGATGGCCACGTTCGCGCAATTCGAGCGCGGCCTGATCTCGGAGCGGACGCGGGCGGGGATGGCCCGGGCGCAGGGCAAGCACGTCGGCCGGCCCCGGAAAGGGGGGGTCCCGGGCGCGCCCCGCGGGCCCCTGCAAATCACGGGGTCCCCTATTCGGAACGGCGAGCTGGGAAAGGGTTCCCTTTCGGCGGGAGGGGGGTGA
- a CDS encoding response regulator yields MTGEPVEILLVEDTPDHAEMTVRALRKFNISNPIQVVADGAEAIEILCAKDHERNAGLKLVLLDLKLPGIDGIEVLRRIRENPSTRGISVIILTASQEERDAQACRELGVHSYIVKPVDFQKLTDAVRTTRFYWDTVDFYRVLFSHIPGG; encoded by the coding sequence ATGACCGGAGAGCCTGTCGAGATCCTACTGGTTGAGGATACGCCGGATCACGCAGAGATGACCGTCCGCGCGCTCCGCAAGTTCAATATCTCCAACCCTATTCAGGTGGTCGCGGACGGGGCGGAAGCCATCGAAATACTCTGTGCCAAGGACCACGAGCGCAACGCTGGGCTGAAGCTTGTCCTGCTCGATCTGAAGCTTCCGGGAATCGACGGCATTGAAGTCCTCCGTAGGATCAGAGAGAACCCATCTACTCGAGGGATTTCCGTGATCATCCTCACCGCCTCGCAGGAAGAGCGTGACGCCCAAGCGTGCCGGGAGTTGGGCGTGCACAGCTATATTGTCAAGCCTGTTGATTTTCAGAAATTAACCGACGCGGTTCGCACGACAAGGTTCTACTGGGACACGGTCGATTTTTACAGGGTGTTGTTCAGCCACATTCCTGGGGGCTAG
- a CDS encoding response regulator: protein MRKKVLIVEDSRTQLERLRAIIEAEGYEVQVAGDGEEALTKTATWHPDMVITDIVMPRMDGYELCRQLRGSPKFQETPIIMLTSKGAPMDIIKGLEAGADNFFIKPYEDVLLQGRMQALFAEQEGGHRQQKFRLTMDVELFGKKIAVTPERQQIVALLLSTMEELAYRAEQLEQANAELDAFAYSVAHDLRAPVITVHGFSQMLLEDYASSLPEEAQRYIHEVANGTRRMSDLIDDLLSFSRLGRQPVNKQHVEPADIVHQALAEVNGARAGQEADVRIDDLPPCWADPALLKQVYVNLLSNALKFSRNRKDAVIEVGGRTDLEEPTHHTYFVNDNGAGFDMQYAGKMFRVFQRLHRQEEYEGTGVGLAIVQRIIQRHGGRVWAEGEVGKGATFYFTLPGSEAT from the coding sequence ATGAGGAAGAAGGTGCTCATCGTTGAAGACAGCCGTACACAGTTGGAGCGCCTCCGTGCAATCATCGAGGCAGAGGGGTACGAGGTGCAGGTAGCGGGAGATGGGGAGGAAGCGCTCACCAAGACCGCCACCTGGCACCCGGATATGGTGATCACCGATATCGTGATGCCGCGGATGGACGGCTATGAGCTGTGCCGGCAACTGCGGGGTTCCCCCAAGTTTCAAGAGACTCCCATCATTATGCTCACCTCAAAGGGCGCGCCCATGGACATCATCAAAGGCCTGGAAGCGGGCGCCGACAACTTTTTCATCAAACCCTACGAAGATGTCCTACTCCAAGGACGGATGCAGGCCCTGTTCGCCGAGCAAGAGGGGGGGCACCGGCAGCAGAAATTTCGGCTGACGATGGATGTGGAATTGTTCGGGAAGAAGATTGCCGTCACGCCGGAACGGCAGCAGATCGTCGCGCTGCTTCTCAGCACCATGGAGGAACTCGCCTATCGGGCCGAACAACTGGAACAGGCGAACGCCGAATTGGATGCCTTCGCGTATTCGGTCGCCCATGATCTCCGGGCACCCGTTATAACAGTACACGGCTTCTCTCAAATGCTCCTCGAAGACTATGCATCGTCCCTCCCCGAAGAGGCCCAACGGTATATCCACGAAGTGGCGAACGGGACGCGGCGAATGAGCGATCTCATTGATGATCTGCTGTCGTTCTCGCGTCTCGGTCGCCAACCCGTGAATAAGCAGCATGTCGAGCCAGCGGATATCGTCCACCAGGCCCTGGCAGAGGTGAACGGAGCGAGAGCGGGGCAGGAAGCCGATGTCCGCATTGACGATCTTCCCCCCTGCTGGGCGGATCCCGCTCTGCTCAAACAAGTCTACGTGAACCTGCTCTCCAACGCCCTAAAGTTCAGTCGCAATCGCAAGGACGCGGTGATCGAGGTCGGGGGGCGCACTGATCTTGAGGAACCCACGCACCACACCTACTTCGTCAACGACAATGGTGCGGGATTCGATATGCAGTATGCCGGTAAGATGTTCCGCGTGTTTCAGCGCCTACATCGTCAAGAAGAATACGAGGGGACCGGCGTAGGGCTCGCGATCGTGCAACGCATTATTCAGCGTCACGGGGGACGCGTCTGGGCCGAAGGGGAGGTTGGAAAGGGCGCTACCTTCTACTTCACCCTTCCGGGAAGCGAGGCCACATGA
- the cheB gene encoding chemotaxis-specific protein-glutamate methyltransferase CheB, with protein MLVAEDSPVMRDLIVAVLRSDQDVTVVGQAINGAEAVALAASLRPDVITMDIRMPVIDGFEATKRIMSESPTRIVVVSSSVDPDEVKIAFNALKLGAVAVVEKPRAPTHAAFQAVRHELLTTIKVMADVRVVRGRPDRVSAVHSVRNLAGPTAHWNQVIAIAASTGGPAALAAVLQDLPPDLSIPILVVQHISPGFEPGLAQWLGSLTPRRVRLAKNGERLNGGGVLLGPGDCHLGVAGDGDIALSQVPPVSGHRPSATYLFRSVAKTYGPRAVGVILTGMGEDGADGMKELRDAGGQTIAQDETSCVVFGMPKAAIARGAVDYVEPLSHIADRIMTLVASRGGRGR; from the coding sequence GTGTTGGTAGCCGAAGATTCCCCCGTCATGCGCGACCTCATTGTCGCCGTCCTGCGGAGCGATCAGGACGTGACGGTGGTGGGCCAAGCGATCAATGGGGCCGAAGCGGTAGCCCTCGCCGCCAGCCTGCGGCCCGATGTCATCACGATGGACATCCGCATGCCCGTGATCGACGGGTTCGAGGCGACCAAACGGATTATGAGCGAGTCGCCCACGCGCATCGTGGTGGTAAGTTCGAGCGTGGACCCCGATGAGGTAAAGATCGCGTTCAACGCATTGAAGCTGGGAGCCGTGGCCGTCGTGGAGAAGCCCCGGGCACCGACTCACGCGGCATTTCAGGCAGTGCGCCACGAGTTGCTCACGACAATCAAGGTGATGGCGGACGTAAGGGTCGTACGGGGTCGGCCTGATCGGGTCTCTGCAGTCCATTCCGTCAGGAATCTGGCCGGCCCGACTGCTCATTGGAATCAGGTCATCGCCATCGCCGCCTCGACTGGGGGCCCGGCGGCGCTGGCGGCAGTGCTGCAGGATCTGCCGCCGGACCTCAGCATACCGATTCTGGTCGTCCAGCACATCAGCCCGGGCTTCGAGCCAGGGCTTGCGCAGTGGCTCGGATCGCTTACGCCGCGTCGCGTGCGCCTGGCGAAGAACGGCGAGCGGCTGAACGGGGGCGGCGTCCTGCTGGGCCCGGGTGACTGCCATCTCGGTGTGGCAGGCGACGGTGATATCGCCCTCAGCCAGGTCCCCCCAGTGAGCGGACACCGCCCATCGGCGACCTACCTCTTCCGCTCGGTGGCCAAGACCTATGGGCCGCGAGCTGTCGGCGTCATCTTGACCGGAATGGGTGAAGATGGAGCGGACGGGATGAAGGAGCTTCGGGACGCCGGAGGCCAGACGATCGCCCAGGACGAGACGTCCTGCGTAGTCTTTGGGATGCCGAAGGCGGCCATCGCCCGCGGGGCCGTCGATTACGTTGAGCCGCTGAGTCACATTGCGGACAGAATTATGACCCTGGTGGCTAGCAGAGGAGGCCGAGGTCGATGA